The sequence TCGACTTCTACGCCTCGGAGCACCACGCCACCAACCTGGGGAAGATCTTCCGCCCCGGGTCGGAGCCGCTGACGCCCAACTGGAAGCACCTGCCGATCGGTTACCACGGCCGCTCCGGCACCGTGGTGGTGTCCGGCACCCCGGTGAGCCGCCCGCAGGGGCAGCGCAAGGCGCCGGCCGACGCCGTCCCGTCCTTCGGGCCGAGCCGCCGGCTGGACATCGAGGCCGAGGTCGGCTTCGTCGTCGGCGCGCCCTCGGCGCTGGGCGAGCCGGTCGGTCTGGACGACTTCCGCGAGCACGTCTTCGGCGTCTGCCTGGTCAACGACTGGTCCGCGCGGGACATCCAGGCCTGGGAGTACGTGCCGCTCGGCCCGTTCCTCGGCAAGTCCTTCGCCACCTCCGTCTCGCCGTGGATCGTGCCGCTGGCCGCCCTCGAGCACGCCCGGGTCGCCGCGCCGGCCCGTGACGTCGAACTGCTCCCCTACCTCGACGACCGCGCGGACGACCGGCACTGGGGCCTGGACCTCGCCCTGGAGGTCCTGCTGAACGGCCACCGGATCTCCCGCCCGCCGTTCGCCTCGATGTACTGGACGGCCGCCCAACAGCTCGCCCACATGACGGTCAACGGCGCCTCGCTGCGCACCGGCGACCTGTTCGCCTCCGGCACCATCAGCGGGCCGGAGCCGGAGACCAGGGGCGCGCTGATCGAGCTGACCTGGAACGGCGAGAACCCGCTCAAGCTCGCGGACGGCACGACCCGGACCTTCCTGGAGGACGGCGACGAGGTGACCGTCACCGCGACCGCCCCCGGCCCGGACGGCACCGTCGTCGGCTTCGGCGAGGTCACCGGCCGCATCACCCCCTGACCCGGCGGGGCCACCACCCGGGCCCCGCCGCGGCACCACCCGCACCACCCGCAGTATCGGCACGACGGAGGGCGGCACCGGTCACAACGGTGCCGCCCTCCGCGTTCCCGCCTGCCGCCCTTCGCGTTGCGACCCGCCGCCGTCCGCGCACCACCCGCCGTACTTGCCGACCGGCCCGGGCCCGAAGGTACGGTGGCAGCAGGGATCTTGGCCGCACGGGCCGGTCGGCGACGACGGACGGGAGTGGGGACGATGGGTGACGAGGTTCGGGCCCGGCGGGACGGCGGGGTGGGGCGGATCGTGCTCGACCGGCCCCGGGCGCTCAACTCGCTGACGCACGGCATGATCCTGGACCTGCGGGCCGCGCTGGACGCCTGGGCCGAGGACGACGCGGTGCGGGTGGTGGTGCTGACCGGCGCCGGGGAGCGTGGTCTGTGCGCGGGCGGCGACATCCGGGCGTTCCACGACGACGCCAAGCTCGGCGGGGCCGGCACGCGTGCGTTCCTGCGCGACGAGTACCGGCTGAACGAGCTGATCTCCCGCTACCCGAAGCCCTACGTGGCCGTGATGGACGGCATCACCATGGGCGGCGGCGTCGGTGTCTCCGCCCACGGCTCGGTGCGGATCGTCACCGAGCGTTCGGTGGTGGCGCTGCCGGAGACCCGGATCGGCCTGGTGCCGGACGTCGGCGGCAGCCGGCTGCTGTCCCGCGCGCCCGGCGAGCTGGGCACCCACCTGGGGCTGAGCGCCGCCTCGATGACCGCCGGGGACGCGCTGCTGTG comes from Streptomyces sp. TLI_053 and encodes:
- the fahA gene encoding fumarylacetoacetase: MTTPRSWLAPANDSPFGVHNLPYGVFTAADRPGTRRIGVRIGDFVLDAGAAARAVGEPSVLLDADSLNPLLAAGRPVWTEVRASLTRWLTDEAHRDALSPLLLPLAEVALHLPFEVADYVDFYASEHHATNLGKIFRPGSEPLTPNWKHLPIGYHGRSGTVVVSGTPVSRPQGQRKAPADAVPSFGPSRRLDIEAEVGFVVGAPSALGEPVGLDDFREHVFGVCLVNDWSARDIQAWEYVPLGPFLGKSFATSVSPWIVPLAALEHARVAAPARDVELLPYLDDRADDRHWGLDLALEVLLNGHRISRPPFASMYWTAAQQLAHMTVNGASLRTGDLFASGTISGPEPETRGALIELTWNGENPLKLADGTTRTFLEDGDEVTVTATAPGPDGTVVGFGEVTGRITP
- a CDS encoding enoyl-CoA hydratase/isomerase family protein; the encoded protein is MGDEVRARRDGGVGRIVLDRPRALNSLTHGMILDLRAALDAWAEDDAVRVVVLTGAGERGLCAGGDIRAFHDDAKLGGAGTRAFLRDEYRLNELISRYPKPYVAVMDGITMGGGVGVSAHGSVRIVTERSVVALPETRIGLVPDVGGSRLLSRAPGELGTHLGLSAASMTAGDALLCGFADHYVPSANLPELLAALDDGPVAEVVARYAEPAPAAPLAEQREWIDACYAADSVEEIVARLVASGVPAAKQAAEELAERSPTMLKVTLSALRRARSHGSLAEGLEQEYRVSCAAVAHHDLVEGIRAQVVDKDRNPRWSPATLAEVDERAVAAFFEPPADGDLRLR